The Medicago truncatula cultivar Jemalong A17 chromosome 7, MtrunA17r5.0-ANR, whole genome shotgun sequence genome includes the window AGTCATAAATTTGATCATAGTTATGTCACAAGGTATATgtcttcaacttttttttcccAATTTGATGGAAGAAAAACCCAATGATTTAAGCtatatttggataaacagcttaattaagtgTTCATTGATGCTTATCATAAAAGTGCTtatatataaactatttctacaacaaagataaaataaaggtaaaCTGTTTTCATGTATGCTAtcagctattttcataagctatactGCAGTGTttgtagaaatatattgaaAGCAGCTTATGGACGTGAAATATATGTTGTTTCCACAAACTCTCTCAAACAGTTACACAAGTACATATATCATttgataaattcaaataagtcaaCCTAAATAGCCTTCAGTGCTTTTGTTGCCGTTAGATAATACTGAACTGTCAGTAGGTGAAGATGCAATATCTAGTTTTAATATGATATCTCAGCATTTGATATGTATTCGTATTTCATGCTAGAATTGaacatattaatttataatgttatatgtATGTTATTATTCATGAGTTTGTTCGTTGGACAGTGTTTTAAAGAAATACCCGACCAAATTTATTGGTTGTTGTCTTGCTAATCCAGCTGATGATGGAAGTGGGCTTAAGCAGTTTGAACATCTTGTTCTCAAGGTCTGATGGTTCATTTTCATCTATCACATTATATGTAGCACCAGcgttttaattgaaaatgtatCCAATGTCAGATACGTGTCAGAGTTTGACACCGAGACAAAATTAATACACATAGTTACATTCACTCAGTTATGTTCTGTCTCAGTGTCGTGTTCATGTCTTCAACAATGCTTCATCGATCACATGAACCAGTCAAGTTCTTTAGAAAgggattgatttttttctttttatttgaattagGATGGCTACCGTGCTGTTAGATTCAACCCTTATTTGTGGCCATCTGGTGAAAAGGTATGtgacttcttttcttttcagaCATATATCAGTCTGTTCATGGTATAAGCTGAAGAAATAGTATTAATTATATTACTTTgaaacccatttggggttggcctagtggttggcttgggatcttggagtttgctcctccagaggtctcaggttcgattccctctggtgccaatttcggtgggctaagtccatacagagcttgctctggctttaaacagggcccccgcaagtgggcggtgggattggtcccctcggattagtcgattcttggatcggataccgagttttttaaaaaaaaaattatattactttGATTAGTAATGAAGTTTGTAATTAATAAATCTATTTTCGATTGTATTTACTTATAAGTTGtgcttgtttagattgatggtGAATTTGGCAAAATCACGACATGCCACCGTAATTTTTTGCAAAAACTACacttcaaaaataacaattaacagCGCCACAATGATTTCGTCAATTCACCACCATTCCAAACATGCATTTATATCAACTTACATGAATAAACATCATAGGAAGGAAATTTGTAGGAATGATTTAATTATCGGGCTGGAAGATTGAAATCTGCAAGATCTTTCTTATGAATAAGTTCAGATGGAAGGATACCTAGCAAGGGAAGACCCTTCTGGATCAATTTTTTGTCGTGAGTTATATTCAAATGATCTCATTGCAGATGACGAATGAAATAGGAAAGACAATTTTCAAAAGGGCTGGGGAACTCAATGTAGCAGTTGGTTTCATGTGTATGAAGGTATTTTTTCccccttttattttaatcatgaGAATGTAATCTTAGCCTTGAATTTTTTGTTCAATCCACTTTTGCATGAGTATAAtgaaacataaatcactttacatttAAATCACTTTTGGtcaattcaaacaaaatcaatttttgtctttGCACAGCCAAACGCACTTACATCTTCTCTCCGACTTTTTACCTCAGAGAGTAATTAAATCCGTTTGATTTGTCCCTATTAGTTTGACAATGTATTATATGTGACAAAACATTAGAGAATAGAAACTGGTTAATATTATAGTTAACTTGAGTGACTAAGTAGGAGAAAAGAATTTAAGTTTACCGACAAAATTGGTGGTTAGTATATCAGAATGTTTATACTCGTTGTTATTGCCACCCTAATATACATTTGCTAGAACATATTTAATGAGTTGAATGATTTCAGGGGCTTGATCTGCATATTTCTGAAATTGAGCAATTGTGCACAGAGTTTCCATCAACGCTTGTATTGCTTGATCACTTGGCCTTCTGCAAACCACCATTGTATGCTAGCTATATAGTATTCATTGTTTCAAAGGCTGAGAAATTTACACTTACATGAATGATTTGAATACTATATTGCAGAAATGACAAGGAAGATTTTGTCTTTTCCAAGCTACTAAATCTAGCTAGATTTCCACAAGTAAGTGAAGCATACCtatattgttttgttaattGCATGTTTCTGAATATGGATACAATTCTTTGATAGTAAGCAACCAACCATTTGGTTCCTTGAATGTCTTAGACATTGTCGCCGTAATTcctaatttgattcaaaattataaaaacatttatGAATGTGTCTTATATTAAGTTAGTTTGGTCCTTGAATGTTTCCTCACTATGTTAGCATAGTCAACAGAAGACACACTAAGAGATGTTTTTGAAGTTCCGATACATTCAAGGATTATAATGACACCGCGTCACACAATTAGGAACCACAATGACAATTTACTCAAATTTGTTAATGTAACATCGTTGAATGCCTGATCAAAGTAATCgtagaatttttttcttcttaaatacTGAAGCCTCTAGCATTAGGAATactaaaatttgaattaatgaTGACAGGTATATGTGAAATTCAGTGCTCTCTTCAGAGTATCAAGAACACAACTTCCTTATCTGGATTTGTCTCCTCTCTTGTCCCAACTTGTCTCTAGCTTTGGTGCTAATCGTGTAATGTGGGGCAGGTAACTTCCATACAGCAAAAATAGGAAAAAGGGTAtacaattttgttaaaaaaaatcatattaagcTTTTTTCAACCTTGTTGCTGTTGCAGTGATTTCCCATTTGTTGTTCCTGAATGTGGATACAAAGGAGCCAAAGAAGCAGTGCAGCTTATTGCTAATCAGATACCTTTGCCTTCTTCTGATTTAGAATGGATCATGGGTAAAACTGCTGCACAACTCTTCCATAGCCAGTTGACTGTTGCTAAGCATGAATGAGGTTGGGAATGTTACCTCTTGGTTGAGCCTTAGTTTTGGTTCGACTTTTCATGCGTCTGGCGCTGCTTTCACCGCAATTTTATAGAGATGCTCGAAACCAAACTTCTACTACACTTTTCACTGTGAATTTGGTGATACTTGACAGAAGCAAACTGTACTTAACTCTTTACTTACTTTACTTACAAACAAACTATCTGTTGATAAACACATTGTGTCATAGAACATCTTTTGGAGGTGAGGGTAAAACTGCTTAACTGGATTCAACTCCTACATTCttctttatatgattatatattaGCAGAAGTTATGACTCGGAAGTAATAGAAAAGCCTCAAATTGTGTATACATAAACTAGAAAGTTGAGCGTAACGGAGTGGAAAGGAATGGAGCGAGTATAACGAATATTCAATAGTAAATTAGACTGCATCGTCGATTTAATTGGCCGAATTCACTTTGATTAATGTTCTTTTGTGCATTTTACTTGTATATTTCTTTAGAATCAGATTTCTTATCAAGAGATAACACGATTAAAGAAAAGGCAATGTGTTtacaaaactcaaacaaaagGCAATTGAAAAGCCACTTTCATTGAAGTTAGTTACACTGATATCACAATAAACACATGATTGAGAGACAACAAAATTCATTACAAAGACAAGATCATTAAACAAAGCAAAAGTCATCAAATGCAACCATTATGTCTGTGTTTGGCATCAACATTCCTCCTCTTCTTATTCTTCCTCCTCAACTTGTCAAAAGTAAATGCTCTCTCAAGCTGCTCCACTCTTTGTGTAAGAGATGTAAGAAGTGTTGTTTGCTTCTCATTCCTCTCAAATAATTGTGCCATCATTTCCATCATCTTCTCATTGTCCTCCATCATCCTTTTCAACATTTTTCTATTCCCTCCATCTTCTTCCTTATAACAATTCTCCTCCTCAAATTCATTTCCAATTCTACCCTCCTCTTCTTTCACATCTACACTTTCCTTAATTCCTTCCTCCACCAAACTTGTTCCCACACTCTCTTCCTTCTCTTCTACCTCCATCTTCTTCACATCCTCATTGTTCTCCTCATTCCCCAAAGCTTCAAATTTTTCACCTCCCTCATTCTCCTCCTTACACCCCCTATCTTCTTCCTCCATCTCCTCCTTCTTCCATAAAGCTTCCACTTtgtcaccttcctcatcttcaccACCCCCCTCCTTCATCAAAAAATGATCTTCTTCTTTCACACATTTACCCTCGCTACCATCCTCATTCATCAAAGGTCCCATTTTTTCACCTCCCTCATTCTTCTCTTCACACCCCCTCTCTTCTTTCTCCATACAATTCACCTCACCATCCTCATTCACCAAAGCTTCAATTTTATTACCACCCTCATTCTCCTCTTCACACCCCACCTCTTCCTTCTCCAAACAATTCTCTTCAACCTCAACACACTTACCTTCACCGCCTTCAACTTCCTCTGTGGGACCCACCATTTGAATTTGATCAACAAATTCTTGAAGAACAATAGCCCTTTTGATAATCGACTTTCTCAAGTCCCTAAGAGCAGAACAATGAAATACTCTAACAGAATCCAACCTAAGAAGCAAATTCATAATTGTTTCAGCGATCCTTATCCTCTCTTTTTGCtcctttttcatcatcttcacagTTTCTTCATCATTCACCTTCTTCTCAATCTCATCCAACTCCACtttcatcttcaacatcttGTTCAAACTCTTCCTCACAAGAAACCCTCTTGCAACCTTCTCAATCTTCGTTGCTGAATTGGCTTTGTTTCTCTCTGATCCCACGAAATGAACCGGAATTGAAACCACCTTCGATGGTGATTGTGCTTTCTTGTTGTAACGAGGATAATTCCATTGGGTGCCGTACAAGGAAGAAGGTTGTGAtgttctgttgttgttgttcaaatgaaacatgttgTGTTAATGTGAAATGTATCTGTATTTTGTGATATATGTTGTTGGAAGAATGGTGAAATGAGATTTTATAAGGATTAATTGTCACCAATTTGGAACATTGACATGAATGTTCGAGAAGTTTCATGAGAAGAAGTGAAGAGAATAGAACAGAACCGAAGAATGAAATATGTTTAACTGTTTTGCTTGCGTGGCATCAGTGGGTCCCTctacttttgtttttcattcgTTCTAGATAACTGTCGAAACATCcctttaataataatattttaattttatttatttatgaataaaaaatatcgtTACACTTTAATTTTGCAATGTATATACAATTTCTACGGATAACTCAATAAATTAACATGCATTATCTTTAAAACTCAGTAAATTAGCATATAAATgagtctttttatataaaaaaattattttctatcatttaaaattataatatctaAATATTGTCCATGAAAGTatcattgaaataaaatttaatgatttttcataatttttattactaataataatgattattgaatattttttagaattatAATAACTAGTATTTGTGGAACAATACTTAAGAAAACTATTATCGagatattgtattgaaaaatggtggataatcgtctattcaaatttttaaaatttaaaaaattattgtttttaataaaaagtttctATATCAAAAATACTAGTTAGCATGACCCTgttatgataatatatatatatatatatatatatatatatatattactgaATGTCCATCTATAACCCTTCCACATGCTTGTAACTTCCATTAGTAAGTCCACTAGTAAGTGGGTTGTAATGTACTGACACACTTGTGAAGAGAATAGTAGAAAAGCTTTTATCTTCTTCTTTGATCTTGTACTTTTAGTTTATTTCATAACATGTTATCAGCACGGAGCTCTACCGAAGTGATGGCTTAATTATTAGTTTGGAGATAGATtttcttttctcattttctttcaactaATTTGATTCGCTATCATGTTATTTctgattgattttctttttctatttgcTTGATTGAATTatgttgaaaagaaagaaagaaagaaagaaagaaagaaaagaagaagagaaaaaaagggAGTGTCTAAgcatattgaaaatataaaggTTGAGAATTTTTAATCTTATTAAGCATGCCTTTTTCAATATTGAATTTTAGAATATGAATCATGCTAC containing:
- the LOC11438845 gene encoding 4-sulfomuconolactone hydrolase, producing MALRLCSTVLSVSVVRTNHCSRKPTFRSVSAPTNTTIRMSSSETIPSTSSTSNVIDSHLHVWASPQEASKFPYFPGQEPNLPGNVDFLLQCMEEAGVDGALIVQPISHKFDHSYVTSVLKKYPTKFIGCCLANPADDGSGLKQFEHLVLKDGYRAVRFNPYLWPSGEKMTNEIGKTIFKRAGELNVAVGFMCMKGLDLHISEIEQLCTEFPSTLVLLDHLAFCKPPLNDKEDFVFSKLLNLARFPQVYVKFSALFRVSRTQLPYLDLSPLLSQLVSSFGANRVMWGSDFPFVVPECGYKGAKEAVQLIANQIPLPSSDLEWIMGKTAAQLFHSQLTVAKHE
- the LOC11439303 gene encoding neurofilament medium polypeptide, encoding MFHLNNNNRTSQPSSLYGTQWNYPRYNKKAQSPSKVVSIPVHFVGSERNKANSATKIEKVARGFLVRKSLNKMLKMKVELDEIEKKVNDEETVKMMKKEQKERIRIAETIMNLLLRLDSVRVFHCSALRDLRKSIIKRAIVLQEFVDQIQMVGPTEEVEGGEGKCVEVEENCLEKEEVGCEEENEGGNKIEALVNEDGEVNCMEKEERGCEEKNEGGEKMGPLMNEDGSEGKCVKEEDHFLMKEGGGEDEEGDKVEALWKKEEMEEEDRGCKEENEGGEKFEALGNEENNEDVKKMEVEEKEESVGTSLVEEGIKESVDVKEEEGRIGNEFEEENCYKEEDGGNRKMLKRMMEDNEKMMEMMAQLFERNEKQTTLLTSLTQRVEQLERAFTFDKLRRKNKKRRNVDAKHRHNGCI